A genomic stretch from Corvus cornix cornix isolate S_Up_H32 chromosome 9, ASM73873v5, whole genome shotgun sequence includes:
- the ARL14 gene encoding ADP-ribosylation factor-like protein 14 → MGLLNAKPSRVKRASILMLGLDSAGKSTLLYKFRYKDAFLTMPTIGFNVDMIEAGKDFTLTFWDVGGQKKMRELWSNFLEDTEGLLYVVDSSDKRRLEESRREFELILKNESIKNIPVVVLANKQDLPGALNAEEITRRLKMKKYCSDRNWYVQPCCAITGEGLAEALQRVATFAKQYCKSKETFTTLKEFNTL, encoded by the coding sequence ATGGGCCTCCTGAACGCCAAACCCTCCCGAGTGAAGCGGGCCAGCATCCTGATGCTAGGGCTGGATTCTGCAGGGAAATCCACGCTGCTCTACAAGTTCAGGTATAAAGATGCTTTTCTAACAATGCCAACAATTGGCTTTAATGTGGATATGATCGAAGCAGGGAAGGATTTTACACTGACGTTTTGGGATGTTGgaggacagaagaaaatgagagagcTCTGGAGCAATTTCCTGGAAGACACCGAGGGGCTGCTGTACGTGGTGGACAGCTCTGACAAGCGCCGGCTGGAGGAATCCAGGAGAGAATTTGAACTCATTTTAAAGAATGAATCCATAAAAAACATCCCGGTGGTCGTGCTGGCAAACAAGCAGGATTTGCCTGGAGCTCTGAACGCTGAGGAGATCACCAGGAGGTTGAAGATGAAGAAGTACTGCAGTGACAGGAACTGGTATGTGCAGCCCTGTTGTGCCATCACAGGAGAAGGGCTGGCAGAAGCTCTCCAGAGAGTGGCCACGTTTGCCAAGCAGTACTGCAAGTCAAAGGAGACTTTCACCACCCTGAAGGAATTCAATACCCTCTAA
- the B3GALNT1 gene encoding UDP-GalNAc:beta-1,3-N-acetylgalactosaminyltransferase 1, translating to MTLVPVKALYMRPLKWTFLFLMVFSLITMWYTTFSFNTGPENMDLLHFYEYEPVYRPQCLFTLREHLNCADINPFLVILVASSPRDVKARQAIRITWGSQDSWWGQRVLTLFLLGQDMHREDKAAALSVEDESILYGDIIRQDFMDTYENLTLKTIMAFQWFSEFCSSARFFMKTDADVFINTPNLVKFLLQLNSSENVFTGYPFIDNFAIRGFDKKRYISYEEYPFKLYPPYCSRLGYILDGKLALRAYELMSHIKPLKFEDVYVGICLNILKVNVTIPADTEQFFLYKIQFDTCKYRHLIAAHDLTPSELIQVWQDLSANTSETCL from the coding sequence ATGACACTGGTTCCAGTCAAAGCCTTGTACATGAGACCCTTGAAGTGGACTTTTCTGTTCCTGATGGTGTTTTCCCTGATAACCATGTGGTACACAACCTTCTCCTTCAACACTGGCCCGGAGAACATGGACCTGCTGCACTTCTACGAGTACGAGCCCGTGTACCGGCCACAGTGCCTCTTCACGCTGCGCGAGCACCTCAACTGCGCCGACATCAACCCCTTCCTGGTCATCCTGGTGGCTTCCAGCCCCAGGGACGTGAAGGCCAGGCAGGCCATCAGGATCACGTGGGGCTCCCAGGATTCCTGGTGGGGCCAGCGCGTCCTGACCCTgttcctgctggggcaggacaTGCACAGGGAGGACAAGGCGGCGGCGCTGTCGGTGGAGGACGAGAGCATCCTCTACGGGGACATCATCCGCCAGGATTTCATGGACACCTACGAAAACCTCACCCTGAAGACCATCATGGCATTCCAGTGGTTCTCCGAGTTCTGCTCCAGCGCCAGGTTCTTCATGAAGACCGATGCCGATGTCTTCATCAACACTCCCAACCTGgtgaaattcctgctgcagctgaattcCTCGGAGAACGTTTTCACTGGGTATCCCTTCATCGATAACTTCGCCATCCGAGGCTTTGACAAAAAAAGATACATCTCCTATGAGGAATATCCCTTCAAGCTGTATCCTCCCTACTGCAGCAGGTTGGGATACATACTGGATGGGAAACTGGCTCTGAGGGCTTATGAGCTGATGAGCCACATCAAACCTCTGAAATTTGAGGATGTTTATGTGGGAATTTGCTTAAACATACTCAAAGTCAACGTCACTATTCCAGCAGATACAGAACAATTCTTTCTCTATAAAATCCAATTTGATACCTGTAAGTACAGACATTTAATTGCAGCTCATGACCTTACACCAAGTGAACTGATCCAGGTTTGGCAGGATTTGTCAGCCAACACTTCAGAAACTTGCCTTTGA